TAACAAGGCGGTCAATTTGATCTCTTTCCCAGTTTTTATTCATAAAACGATCTGTAATATACACTTTTATAAAATGTAAAATGAATATAAAAAACCATAAGGTAATCAGCCACAGGTGCCAGTCTGAATTGATGCCAAGATCAAAAAAATTATGAGCTATAAATAAAAATAAACTCCCAATGAGTAACAAAACAAAATGAAAATAAAGTCGTTTTTTTTGTTTAATTCGTCTTCTGGCATACTCATACTGTTCGTGTTGTTCTTTTTCCATTCCTGTTATTTTAGTCTATAAAGGTAAAATTTATTTTGAAAAGACATTCTTTTGATTATTAAATATTTAGTCCGAAAAGGATTTCTTATTTCGGAAACCAAAATAATAAAGCTATAAAGTACGAATACAGCTAAAAATTAAGGAAGTTTTTGTCATTATCCTAAAACTTCTGTCGGTTCTTTGTGGGGTCAAATGATTTTGTTTCCTTTGTCCCATAAATCTAAAAATGAAATAGTTATGTCAATAAAGAAACAATTTATAAAAACAAAACCAGTTTGTAAAGTTACGTTCTCAGTAGATGCAAAGGATGCTGCCGCAGTATCTGTTGTTGGAGATTTTAATAACTGGAGTGCAGAAGCAGGAGCAATGAGCAAGTTAAAAAACGGTACTTTTAAAGTAACGTATGATTTAAACAAAGATACATCTTACGAATTTAAATATATTATAGATGGAGCTTTTGTAAATGAGCCAGAAGCAGATTCTTATATTTGGAATGATTTTGCTGGAGCAGAAAATAGTCTTTTACTATTGTAATCATAAAAAAATCCGCTGCAAAGCGGATTTTTTTTTATTAGTTATTTCGATTAATTTTTTGGATGCAATGATTATACTGCAACGCTGCCTTTAATGCCAGCATGTGGGTCATATCCTTCTAAAGTGAAATCATCAAAATCAAAATCGAAAATGTTTTTTATTTCCGGATTCAAAATCATCTTTGGAAGTGGTTTTGGTTCACGTGATAATTGTAATTCGAGTTGTTCAAAATGATTGTTGTAAATATGTGCGTCGCCAAAAGTATGGACAAATTCACCTACTTTTAACTCGCAAACTTGAGCGATCATCATTGTTAGCAGTGCATAAGAAGCGATATTAAAAGGAACTCCCAGGAAAATATCGGCACTACGTTGATACAATTGGCAGGACAATTTTCCGTCAGCCACATAAAACTGAAAGAACGCATGACACGGTGGTAAAGCAGCTTTATTATTGGCTACATTGTCATCAAATGATAGTTTGGTATCAGGCAGAACGGATGGGTTCCAAGCTGAAACCAGCATTCTTCGACTGTTTGGATTCGTTTTTAATTCGGTAATTAATTCGGTGATCTGATCAATTTCTTCACTGTTCCAATTGCGCCATTGGTGACCATAAACTGGTCCTAAATCGCCATTGGCATCAGCCCAAGCATCCCATATTTTAACGCCGTTTTCTTGAAGATACTTGATATTTGTATCACCTTTCAAGAACCAAAGCAATTCATAAATAATAGATTTTAGATGTAATTTTTTGGTGGTTACCATTGGAAAACCTTCATTTAAATCAAAACGCATTTGATAACCAAAAACACTTTTTGTTCCCGTTCCTGTCCGATCTCCTTTTTGAAAACCGTTTTGCATAACGTGTTGTACTAAGTCTAAATATTGCTTCATTTATGTTTAATCGTTAAGCTGTTTAATCGTTAAATTTATCAATTTGTTTAAGGAATAAAATTATTAAACAAATCACGGGATTAAACTATTATGATTCTCTTTTTGAAATTTCGTCTCGGATTTTTGCTGCTTTTTCGTAATCTTCATGCTCAACAGCTTGCGAAAGTAGTTCGTTCAATTCAATTAAACTGTGTTTAGAATAGGTGCTGCCAGATTCATTACTTTCTACTTCTTGTCCAAAAGTTTCAGGGTTAGAAAGCACGTCGTCAATTTCTTGAGAATCTTTATTGCTGTCGTTGAGGTTTGTTTTTAAATAAATTCCTGCTTTGTCCAATATGTTTTTATAGGTAAAAATGGGAGCATTAAATCGCAAAGCCAAAGCAATAGCGTCAGAAGTACGAGCATCTATTATTTCTTCAATTTTATCTCTTTCGCAAATGATGCTGGAATAAAAAACACCGTCTACTAATTTGTGAATAATCACTTGTTTTACTACAATATCAAACCGGTCAGCAAAATTTTTGAATAAATCATGTGTCAAAGGGCGAGGAGGTTTTATTTCTTTTTCTAACGCAATAGCAATAGACTGCGCCTCAAAAGCACCGATGACAATGGGTAATTTTCTTTCGCCGTCAACTTCGTTCAAAATCAATGCATAAGCTCCGTTTTGAGTTTGACTGTAAGAAATTCCTTTTATAGATAATTTAACTAAGCTCATGTTTTTTATATGAAAAGTATTTGGTGCTTTGTTTAGGAGTTTATGGTTTCTGAGAAAAAGTGCAATTTTAATCAAAAAACAGCAAACAAAAAAGCTACCTAAAACAAAGATACGATTATCTTCATTTTTGGCAGCTATAATTGGTAATAAAAATATTTTAAATTAAGAATGCTGAGCCTTAAATGCTTTTAATTTTTCAATTAATTTAGGCACAATTTCAAAGGCATCACCTACTATTCCGTAGTCGGCTACTTTGAAGAAAGGTGCTTCAGGATCACTGTTAATGACTACTTTTACTTTAGATGAATTCACTCCTGCAATGTGTTGTATTGCTCCTGAAATTCCTATGGCGATGTATAAATTGGTAGCCACTGGTTTTCCGGTTTGCCCAACGTGTTCTCCGTGAGGTCTCCAGCCTAAATCCGAAACTGGTTTTGAACATGCAGTTGCAGCTCCAAGTACTGATGCTAATTCTTCAATCATTCCCCAGTTTTCAGGACCTTTTAATCCGCGTCCGCCAGAAACTACAATATCTGCATCGGCAATAGAGACTTTTCCGGAACCTTTTTCTACTGATTCTACTTTTACACCAAAATCATTCTCTCCAATTGTTGGGTTGAAATCTTCCTGAGTTAAAGTAGATGCGTTTTCGAAAATACCATATGAGTTTTTGGCCAGACCAAGAATTTTTATATCGGTTGTGATTTCTGTTGTGTTAAAAGCTTTGTTTGAAAAAGCAGTTCTTTTTACCTGAAAAGGAGAAGTGCTGACTGGTAATCCAACCACGTTCGATGTAAAGCCAGCTTCTAAAGCTACTGCTACAAGTGATGAAAGGTATAAGCTATCTGTTGTTGATGACAGTAAAATTAGTTTTGAGGCTTCTTTTTGTGCTGCTTGTTTAATTACATCTGCATAAGCTTTGGCCGTAAAACCGGATAATTTATCATTATTTACTTTTAGAACTTTATCAACTCCGTATTTTGACAATTCAGAAACGTCTCCAGCATTGATGGTTACAGCTGTCACTGTTGTTCCTAAAGTTTCAGCTACTTTTTTTGCATAAGATGCTAACTCCAAAGCTACTTTTTTGAATTTTCCTTCTGCGTATTCTGCGTATATTAATATTGACATAATTTTTTATTTTAAACGTTGAATTATAAATTTTAAATGTGTTTGAGAACGTTAATTTAAAATTCATAATTTAAAATTATATTACTTTAGCTTCGTTGTGTAATAAGTTGATTAGTTCATCTAAATTGTCTGAAGATATTAACTTCACCGCTGATTTTGCGGCTGGTTTTTCAAATTTTACCGCTTTTGTGTTTACTGCAGCAGCAATAGGTTCTACTATTGAAAGTGTTTTTGTTCTAGCTGTCATAATTCCTCTCATATTCGGAATACGTAAATCTTTTTCTTCGACAAGTCCTTTTTGACAGCCAATAATTAAAGGTAAAGTAGTACTAACAGTTTCTTTTCCGCCATCTATTTCACGAACTGCTTTTACGTTTGTTCCTTCTACGGTTAGGCTTACACAAGAATTTAAAAAATTATATCCTAAGATTCCTGCTATCATACCGGGAACCATTCCTCCGTTATAATCTAAAGATTCTTTTCCGGCGATAATGATATCATATTCACCATTTTTAATGACTTCGGCTAATTGTTTTGCAACAAAAAAACCATCAGCCGGATTGGCATTTATACGAATTGCTTCATTAGCTCCAATTGCTAATGCTTTTCTTAAGGTAGGTTCAGTTTCTGGTCCTCCAACATTTATAACTGTAACTGTTGCTCCTTGTTGTTCTTGAAACCAAATGGCACGGGTTAAGCCAAATTCGTCATTGGGATTTATCACATATTGAACACCAGTGGTATCAAATTCAGAATCGCCATTGGTAAAATTGATTTTTGAAGTAGTATCAGGAACGTGACTGATGCAAACTAATATTTTCATAGATATATATTTTGATATTCATAAAATGCTTGACAAATTTAAAATAATAATTCGAATAATATACTATGCATGCATAATAATTTTAACAACTATTTCGATTTCGTAAATACTAAAATCATAACATTTTTAATTCAATTTCTATGAGTGCAGACAGATATACTCAATAGTTGAGCAGATAGCGGAATTATTTTAAAGTAATTTATGCTTTTAAGTGGTTTAAAATATTTATTTTTGCTTTTCGAAAAATACACACACTTACAATATAAATATGAGAACGATACAATTTAGAGAGGCCATTTGCGAAGCGATGAGTGAAGAAATGCGTCACGATGAGTCGATATACTTAATGGGTGAAGAAGTTGCAGAATATAACGGAGCTTATAAAGCATCTAAAGGAATGCTTGCTGAGTTTGGTGAAAAAAGAGTAATTGATACTCCAATTGCTGAACTTGGATTTACAGGTATTGCTGTAGGTTCTGCCATGAATGGATGTCGTCCGATTGTTGAATACATGACCTTCAACTTTTGTTTAGTTGGAATTGATCAAATTATTAATAATGCAGCCAAAATGCGTCAAATGACAGGAGGACAGTTTAATGTGCCTATCGTTTTTCGTGGACCAACTGCTTCTGCAGGACAATTGGGAGCAACACACTCGCAGGCTTTAGAGAATTGGTTTGCCAATACTCCAGGTCTAAAAGTAGTAGTTCCATCAACAGTTTATGATGCTAAAGGACTTTTGAAATCAGCTATTCGTGATAATGACCCTGTGATTTTCATGGAATCTGAGCAAATGTACGGTGACAAAGGTGAAGTTCCAGATGGTGAATATACAATTCCGCTTGGTGTTGCAGATATCAAACGTGAAGGAACAGATGTAACGATTGTTTCTTTTGGAAAAATTATCAAAGAAGCTTTTATTGCTGCTGATGAATTAGCAAAAGAAGGAATTTCATGTGAAATTATCGATTTGAGAACAGTTCGTCCTTTAGATTTCGAAACGATATTGACTTCGGTAAGAAAAACAAACCGTTTGGTAATTCTTGAAGAGGCTTGGCCTTTTGCAAGTGTTTCTTCGGAAATTACTTATTTAGTTCAAGAACGTGCTTTTGATTTCTTGGATGCGCCAATCCAAAGAATTACAACAGCTGATACGCCTGCGCCATACTCTCCGGTTTTATTGAAAGAATGGTTGCCTAATTCAGAAGATGTAATTAAAGCAGTTAAAAAAGTACTTTACAAAAAATAGGTGTTTGAGATTTAATTTTTGGGCTAACTTTAACAGTCTGAATCTTTAAATTTGAATAATCTAAAATATCTAATTACTATATTTGAAACTTCATCAGAATAGCTCTGATGAAGTTTTTTTTTGAATGATTATGAAAATGAAAAATGCCCCTTTATTTATATTATTTTTTTTCGTTGTCTCTGCAAATTTTCTTTTTGCACAAACCAAAGTCAGCGGTATTGTTGTTGATAAAACGAATCAGCCTATTCCGTATGCCAATGTTGTTTTTAAAGATTCTAATATAGGAATTGTCACTAACGAAGACGGTCGGTTTTACATAGAATCTGAAAAAACATTCACTTCTTTAATAATATCATCGGTAGGATTTTCTGAAAAGGAAATTGCGTTGGATAAACCCGTTAATTACAATTTCAAAATTCAGCTTAGCGAGGCAGAAACGTTAAATGAAGTTGTGGTATTTGCCGGTAAAACTTCAAAAAAGAATAATCCTGCGCTGGATATCCTTAGAAAAATATGGGAGAGAAAGCGTAAAAATGGATTGTATCTTTTTGATCAATATCAAATGGAAAAATATGAAAAAGTAGAGTTTGATATGAATACGATTGATAGTGCTTTTATGAAAAATAAGATTTTCAAAGGCATGGAATTTATCTTTAATCAAGTAGATACTTCGCGAATTACCGGTAAAACGTATTTGCCAATCTTTATCAATGAAGCTTTGTATGATGTATATGGCGATAACAAAATCAAAAAGCAGAAAGAAAACATAAAAGCGAATAAAACGTCTGGCTTTAATGGGAATCAGCAAATTTTGTCTTTTGTAAAAGATTTGTATTCGGACTATAATATTTATGATAATCACCTTACTTTTTTTGATAAAAGTTTCACCAGTCCGTTGTCAAAAACCGGTATTGATGTTTATAATTACGTTTTGAGAGACAGCGCTTACGTTGATAAAAAATGGTGTTATAATATTGTTTTTTATCCAAGACGTAAAAACGAATTGACTTTTAAAGGTGATTTTTGGGTAAATGATACCACTTATGCCATCAAGAAAATTAATATGGCTGTTACCAAAAGTGCCAATATCAACTGGATAAAAGACATTTATATTGAGCAGGAATTTGAAGTAATGAACGATTCCGTTTTTCTATTGACCCGGGATTATATGATGTCGGATTTTGCTTTAAACAAAAAAGAAAAATCAAAAGGCGTTTATGGAAAACGTACTACTTTATATAGAGACCATAAATTCAATGCCGAAAAACCTACTGCTTTTTATAAAGATGAGGTTAATTATAGCGATAATGAAGTCTACAACAAATCCGACGAATATTGGGAGAAAAACCGATTTGAAAATTTAAGTAAAGACGAATTAGGGGTTTATAAAATGCTGGATACCTTGCAAACGGTCAAGAAATTTAAACAATTATACAGCTTAGTTTCGATACTTGGCAGTGGTTATGTCGAATTTAAGAACTTTGATTATGGGCCTATATTTTCTTCTTTTGGGTTCAATGAAGTCGAAGGCGTTCGTTTGCGAGCAGGCGGAAGAACGTATTTTGGACCTAATGATCCTTGGCGAGTTCAAGCGTTCACCGCATATGGTTTTGATGATAATAAATTTAAATATGGAATTTCGGGAAAATGGATGGTCGATAAGAAAAATCGAATCATTCTTTCGGGAGGAAATAGACGCGATATCGAACAAATAGGCGCCAGTTTAACCACAACAAACGATGTCATGGGCAGGAGTTTTGCTTCCTCGGCATTATTTTCTACCGGCAGTAATGGCAAATTGACGAATATTAATTTGAGCAGTCTTACTTTCGAGATAGAACCTGTAAAAAATCTGATTTTCCAAACGGGATTCTCCTATCGAACATTGGAATCTGCTTCGCCCATTTTTAGTTTAGATTATTACACTACTTTACCAAGCACAACAAATCCTGCAGGAACGGTTAAAAGTGACGTAAAACAATCCGAAGCGAACATTCAAATTGAGTACATGCCCAACCGAAAAACAATTGGTTTTGGCGTCGAGCGCGATGTGGTAGACAGTCCATACAGTCGCTTTTTTGTGAACTACAGTCACGGATTCAAAGGAGTTTTAGATTCAGATTTTAAATATGAAAAACTGCAGTTGTATTACAAACAACCTATAATAATAGGGCCATTGGGACGTACAAATTTTATTCTTGAGGCTGGTAAAACCTTCGGGACCATTCCTTTGGGATTAATGAGCGTGATTCCAGGAAACCAAACGTATTTCAGTATCGAAAACACATTTAGCAATCTTAATTTTTATGAATTTGTAACCGATCAATACGCGACTTTGCAATGGAATCACAATTTCAACGGAAGACTTTTTTCGAGAATTCCATTTATGCGAAAATTAAATTGGCGTGAAATTATAGGAGTCAAAGGCGTTTACGGAACCATTTCGGATGCCAATCGAGCTATCAATGCGTCAGGTTTGCCGTACAACGCGCCCGAAAACGTTTATTGGGAATACAACGCCGGAATAGGAAATATTTTCAAAGTCTTTCGTATCGATTTCTCTTGGAGAGGCAGTTATTTGAATACGCCGGACACACAGAAATTTGCTATCAAAGGTTCGTTTGGTTTTTATTTCTAGGAGCTATTTCCAGCTGTACACTATATCTTTTTATTAGGCGATAAAAATCGCCTAATAAAAAGGATGCCGTTCCCATCTGGGCTAAAAAAACAGTAGTTTATGCAACAAGCTATCCATTATCTTTCGGAAAAAGACCCTATTTTTAAGACCATCGTCGAAAAATACGGATTGCCGGTCATTCCAGTTCGGCCGCAAGGTTTCGAGACTTTAGTATTGCTTATTTTAGAACAGCAAGTTTCTATCGATTCGGCGAAAGCCACTTTTTTGAAATTAAAAGCTAAGCACAATCATTTTATACCGGAAAAACTACTTGAATCCTCCGATGAAGAATTTAGGAATCTGGGAGTAAGCCGACAAAAAACGTCTTATATCAAAGCTTTGGCGACAGCCTTGTTAAATAAAGACCTTGATTTAGAAAGTTTGCCAACTAAATCAGCACAAGAAGTTCGGGAAGAGCTCATTAAAATCAAAGGAATTGGACATTGGACGATTGATATTTATTTAATGTTTTGTTTACAAGCACCAGATTTAATTCCACTTGGCGATATAGCTGTAATAAACACCATAAAAGAATTGCTGAATATTCATGACAAAGAGGAAATGGAAAGGTATGCTCTGCAATGGAGTCCGCATCGTTCCGTGGCTACTTTTTTGCTTTGGCATTATTATTTAAAGCAAAGAAACAGAACCGTTGTGTATTAATAAAATCAAGAAAAAACTTAATAAAGAGATAACCTGCGTTTTTAATTGTAAAAACGTATAGATTTCTTATTTTTGCAAACAAATTATAGAAAAGACTAAACAAAAATGACTGCAGACAAATTAAAAACTTTCGATGTATTAATCGAAATACCAAGAGGAAGTAGAAACAAATACGAATACGATTTTGCAATAAAAAGAATGCGTTTTGACAGAATGTTATTCTCATCGATGATGTATCCCGCAGATTACGGCTTTATTCCTGAAACTTTAGCATTAGATGGAGATCCATTAGATGTTTTGGTATTGGTAAACGAACCAACTTTTCCTGGATGTGTGATGGAAGTGAAGCCAATTGGAGTTTTCCACATGGCAGATGACAAAGGACCAGACGAAAAAGTAATTTGTGTACCGGTTTCAGACCCAATTTGGAATTCATTAGAAAATTTATCAGACATCAATCCTCACTTGTTAAAAGAGATTGAGCATTTCTTTCAAGTATACAAAGATTTGGAAAACAAGGTAGTAGATGTTGAAGGTTGGGGAGATGTAAATGAGGCATATGCTATTATTAAAGAATGCACGGAGCGTTTCAATGAAATTGAAAACAAACCGGAAGGATTATTTAGCATAAAATAAATTTTACCCATATATTTTTACAAAAAAAGCAATATTCTACAATGAGTATTGCTTTTTTTGCTTAAATTCGTTACATAACATTATAGTAATACTAATCAAAACCAAAATTTTTTTATGAATACAATTATGATTTATTTGCCAATTGTAATGGCAATTATTGGACTTTTGTTCATGTGGGTTAAAAGAGCTTGGGTACTCAAACAAGACGCCGGAGATGGTAAAATGAAAGAGATTTCAGATTATATATATGAAGGTGCTTTGGCTTTCCTAAAAGCAGAATATAGGTTACTTGCTTTCTTCGTAGTAGGAGCGAGCATCGTATTGGCAGGAATTTCATTCGTTGTTCCTACAACACATATTTTAATAGTTGTTGCTTTTGTATTTGGAGCATTTTTCTCGGCTTTAGCAGGGAATATGGGAATGAAAATCGCAACAAAAACAAACGTTAGAACTACACAGGCGGCTCGTACGAGTTTGCCGCAAGCGTTGAAAGTTTCTTTTAGCGGGGGTACCGTGATGGGATTGGGAGTTGCTGGTTTAGCCGTTTTAGGGTTAACAGGATTCTTTATTGTTTTCTTTCAGTTTTTTATGAATGGAGTTTGGACTTCTTCAGAGGATATGACTAAAGTATTAGAAACATTAGCAGGATTTTCTCTTGGAGCAGAATCTATTGCTTTGTTTGCCCGTGTTGGTGGTGGAATTTATACTAAAGCTGCCGATGTTGGTGCTGATTTAGTAGGTAAAGTAGAGGCTGGAATTCCAGAAGATGATCCACGTAATCCAGCTACAATTGCTGATAACGTAGGGGATAATGTAGGGGATGTTGCCGGTATGGGTGCCGATTTATTTGGTTCTTATGTAGCGACAGTTTTGGCTGCAATGGTTTTAGGAAATTATGTAATCAAAGATATGGGTGGAAGCATTCAGGATATTTTTG
This region of Flavobacterium lacustre genomic DNA includes:
- a CDS encoding inorganic diphosphatase, which encodes MTADKLKTFDVLIEIPRGSRNKYEYDFAIKRMRFDRMLFSSMMYPADYGFIPETLALDGDPLDVLVLVNEPTFPGCVMEVKPIGVFHMADDKGPDEKVICVPVSDPIWNSLENLSDINPHLLKEIEHFFQVYKDLENKVVDVEGWGDVNEAYAIIKECTERFNEIENKPEGLFSIK
- a CDS encoding isoamylase early set domain-containing protein; the encoded protein is MSIKKQFIKTKPVCKVTFSVDAKDAAAVSVVGDFNNWSAEAGAMSKLKNGTFKVTYDLNKDTSYEFKYIIDGAFVNEPEADSYIWNDFAGAENSLLLL
- a CDS encoding electron transfer flavoprotein subunit beta/FixA family protein, giving the protein MKILVCISHVPDTTSKINFTNGDSEFDTTGVQYVINPNDEFGLTRAIWFQEQQGATVTVINVGGPETEPTLRKALAIGANEAIRINANPADGFFVAKQLAEVIKNGEYDIIIAGKESLDYNGGMVPGMIAGILGYNFLNSCVSLTVEGTNVKAVREIDGGKETVSTTLPLIIGCQKGLVEEKDLRIPNMRGIMTARTKTLSIVEPIAAAVNTKAVKFEKPAAKSAVKLISSDNLDELINLLHNEAKVI
- a CDS encoding thymidylate synthase; the protein is MKQYLDLVQHVMQNGFQKGDRTGTGTKSVFGYQMRFDLNEGFPMVTTKKLHLKSIIYELLWFLKGDTNIKYLQENGVKIWDAWADANGDLGPVYGHQWRNWNSEEIDQITELITELKTNPNSRRMLVSAWNPSVLPDTKLSFDDNVANNKAALPPCHAFFQFYVADGKLSCQLYQRSADIFLGVPFNIASYALLTMMIAQVCELKVGEFVHTFGDAHIYNNHFEQLELQLSREPKPLPKMILNPEIKNIFDFDFDDFTLEGYDPHAGIKGSVAV
- a CDS encoding DUF5686 and carboxypeptidase-like regulatory domain-containing protein, with the translated sequence MKNAPLFILFFFVVSANFLFAQTKVSGIVVDKTNQPIPYANVVFKDSNIGIVTNEDGRFYIESEKTFTSLIISSVGFSEKEIALDKPVNYNFKIQLSEAETLNEVVVFAGKTSKKNNPALDILRKIWERKRKNGLYLFDQYQMEKYEKVEFDMNTIDSAFMKNKIFKGMEFIFNQVDTSRITGKTYLPIFINEALYDVYGDNKIKKQKENIKANKTSGFNGNQQILSFVKDLYSDYNIYDNHLTFFDKSFTSPLSKTGIDVYNYVLRDSAYVDKKWCYNIVFYPRRKNELTFKGDFWVNDTTYAIKKINMAVTKSANINWIKDIYIEQEFEVMNDSVFLLTRDYMMSDFALNKKEKSKGVYGKRTTLYRDHKFNAEKPTAFYKDEVNYSDNEVYNKSDEYWEKNRFENLSKDELGVYKMLDTLQTVKKFKQLYSLVSILGSGYVEFKNFDYGPIFSSFGFNEVEGVRLRAGGRTYFGPNDPWRVQAFTAYGFDDNKFKYGISGKWMVDKKNRIILSGGNRRDIEQIGASLTTTNDVMGRSFASSALFSTGSNGKLTNINLSSLTFEIEPVKNLIFQTGFSYRTLESASPIFSLDYYTTLPSTTNPAGTVKSDVKQSEANIQIEYMPNRKTIGFGVERDVVDSPYSRFFVNYSHGFKGVLDSDFKYEKLQLYYKQPIIIGPLGRTNFILEAGKTFGTIPLGLMSVIPGNQTYFSIENTFSNLNFYEFVTDQYATLQWNHNFNGRLFSRIPFMRKLNWREIIGVKGVYGTISDANRAINASGLPYNAPENVYWEYNAGIGNIFKVFRIDFSWRGSYLNTPDTQKFAIKGSFGFYF
- a CDS encoding pyruvate dehydrogenase complex E1 component subunit beta gives rise to the protein MRTIQFREAICEAMSEEMRHDESIYLMGEEVAEYNGAYKASKGMLAEFGEKRVIDTPIAELGFTGIAVGSAMNGCRPIVEYMTFNFCLVGIDQIINNAAKMRQMTGGQFNVPIVFRGPTASAGQLGATHSQALENWFANTPGLKVVVPSTVYDAKGLLKSAIRDNDPVIFMESEQMYGDKGEVPDGEYTIPLGVADIKREGTDVTIVSFGKIIKEAFIAADELAKEGISCEIIDLRTVRPLDFETILTSVRKTNRLVILEEAWPFASVSSEITYLVQERAFDFLDAPIQRITTADTPAPYSPVLLKEWLPNSEDVIKAVKKVLYKK
- a CDS encoding bifunctional nuclease family protein gives rise to the protein MSLVKLSIKGISYSQTQNGAYALILNEVDGERKLPIVIGAFEAQSIAIALEKEIKPPRPLTHDLFKNFADRFDIVVKQVIIHKLVDGVFYSSIICERDKIEEIIDARTSDAIALALRFNAPIFTYKNILDKAGIYLKTNLNDSNKDSQEIDDVLSNPETFGQEVESNESGSTYSKHSLIELNELLSQAVEHEDYEKAAKIRDEISKRES
- a CDS encoding DNA-3-methyladenine glycosylase family protein — translated: MQQAIHYLSEKDPIFKTIVEKYGLPVIPVRPQGFETLVLLILEQQVSIDSAKATFLKLKAKHNHFIPEKLLESSDEEFRNLGVSRQKTSYIKALATALLNKDLDLESLPTKSAQEVREELIKIKGIGHWTIDIYLMFCLQAPDLIPLGDIAVINTIKELLNIHDKEEMERYALQWSPHRSVATFLLWHYYLKQRNRTVVY
- a CDS encoding 2TM domain-containing protein, which gives rise to MEKEQHEQYEYARRRIKQKKRLYFHFVLLLIGSLFLFIAHNFFDLGINSDWHLWLITLWFFIFILHFIKVYITDRFMNKNWERDQIDRLVTLQQKKIDHLQTKINEETSI
- a CDS encoding electron transfer flavoprotein subunit alpha/FixB family protein, whose translation is MSILIYAEYAEGKFKKVALELASYAKKVAETLGTTVTAVTINAGDVSELSKYGVDKVLKVNNDKLSGFTAKAYADVIKQAAQKEASKLILLSSTTDSLYLSSLVAVALEAGFTSNVVGLPVSTSPFQVKRTAFSNKAFNTTEITTDIKILGLAKNSYGIFENASTLTQEDFNPTIGENDFGVKVESVEKGSGKVSIADADIVVSGGRGLKGPENWGMIEELASVLGAATACSKPVSDLGWRPHGEHVGQTGKPVATNLYIAIGISGAIQHIAGVNSSKVKVVINSDPEAPFFKVADYGIVGDAFEIVPKLIEKLKAFKAQHS